AACCAGCACTTTATCTTCTTCATCCACAGTTTCTAGCGAGTCTTTGCCAAATTCTGACAGCCCAAGTGAAGTGATTTTAGAGCCAGAAACAGTTATCAAAAATATAACTGAACTGCAAGAACGGGTGTCTAGTTCCATTGCAAGTCTAATGATCTTTGTAAGCAGCAAGTGGAGACTGCAGGAAAATATGGAAACAAACCTTGGGGACATTCACAGGGCTGTGGATAGCATCATATACTCATTGAGGCAATTCATAGACTTTGCCCACACCATTAAAGCCCATACAGCTCAACTAACAGACGTTAACATCCAGCTCAGGATTACCAACCAACTGCAAACACTTTCAGACTCTTTTCAGACACTTTCGAGGAATCAAGAATCTATTAACCTTTGCAACTGGTCTTTGCAAGCACTGGTTATTGATAAACCTTGCACAACACCTGATGACCTTGACCAGTTTGTCATGGTAGCCAGAACCATTCCAGAAGACATTAAGAGATTTGCTTCTATCATTATTGCAAACGgcaagcttttatttaaaaagccagaAGAGAAAAAGCCGAAATCTGAAAAAGAACACGTGGTGTCCCAGAAACCTCAGGTACCAACAAAACCAGACCCAAAGATCCTTCAGGAATTCTGTATAAACCGAACAGATGAAAAAAGCAAAGATAAGAAGAACCAGCTACTGAAACAGAAATCTGCAGATGACAGTGGATATGTTTACCTGCAGGTTAGTACTTTATTCATACCCAAAACTTATCAATCTGTCTTTGCTATTGAAGATGTCTCTTTGACAAGCAGTGTAATTGGCAAGAAGTCATGACTTTTTCTTTGGTCGCCTAGTACAAATGttaagtacatatatattttattttattacatctaaTACTTGCTGTGCTTTATTCATATTGTTTGATACTCATTCAACCAGTACTACTGAATGTCTTAAAGACAAGCCTTTTCAAAATATTGATTACTAGCTATACCCTGGTATTTTGCCTATGGTAAAAACATTCAGGAGTACCACTGGAGACCTGAAACCTGAAGCAACCTAATCCAAAATCTTTCACTTCCTGAAGAGGTCAAGAGCACCCCTACCTTAGTCTATAATGGCCTATATGTGTAATAGGTGGCCACTAGAAAGGCTTGAGAGTCAATTGTGCTATTCATTCCCTTaacttttttggtaaatgtcagcattgaccaccaatgttttCAAGTCCCCCGCTATGCTTCAGAAAGAGCATAAAGGTATGTGCAGGTAATGCTTAACTCATCATAGGAGTTTACCATCAGACTTGACTTTTCCATACTACAGTTAAACAGCTTGGTCATCTCCCTACTTCCAGGTATTAGATAATGGAGTAGCATCAGATTGCTAATAGGACTTTCTTATAAGTtcagggttaaaaaaatgtactaaactgTTATCTAAATTCCATCTGAGAACAGACTGACTAACCACTCCAGTGATTACTAGATAAAACAGACCTTCCTCATTCTTCTATCAATCTAAATATAACATCAATATTCTTATCATCTTGTCTTTTCCAGAAAAAAGAAGATTTTGAGAAGATGCAGCAGTTGTCCCCAATGCAGCAGCTTGAACGCAAAACCAGTCCTGAAGAAAAGGTAATGGCCACATCCTGCCAACCACTCACAATCCTGTTGTCTACATTAAACATAGATTTACATAGCTAAACTTGGGGCaaaaaagctttcattaaaataattttcaatagctttaaaagatataaatccactttgtgagCACCAAATACCTTTGTAAAGCAGATATTACCCAGTAGCAGTGACGTTATCACTTTACACATGGCATTTGCAGAAAGCAGAGCTATAGGTTTGCCCTGGCTGATCCATTTACTACAGGATATCTACAGAAACCTGCAGCAGTGGGGCAGATGCAAGACAAATCACCCTGCACAAAggaaagcagcagtgactggtcttaatAAAAGAAGCATCTGCCCAAGGTTTCACACTGGATTACAGCACCGATCTGTAAGAAATTTCGGCAAGATTGAAGTTAAAATACCTAAGTCTCTTATATTCAGGCACAAAATTCTTTTCCCAGAATTCAGTCTTAATACCATACATATATAGATAGAGGTTTGGATGTTAATGCGGATTTCAAAACACCAGCGCCCCCTGGTGGAGTTAGAAAGGATATATTATAGCGgacaatagaaatatatatataatatatatatatatatatatatgtttaataggATATAAGTTATAGCGGACAATAGAAATGGAAAGTTGAAcaatttttccttctcttttttttcagagAAGAGGATGGATAAAGCCGGATTCTCGGATACAAACAAACGAACAACCCGCAGGGAAAAGTGTTACTGGTTTATCAAAAGtaagtgaaaataataaacatgattcaaCTAGACAATGCTGGAGAAATCCAAAGCCTCTTCTGCTCTATGTATAGGCTGTGTACAGTGCAGTGATATGATCCCTGCTTATGTATTATCTAGAATTGCAAAAGATTTTTGCACCGGAAAGTATCTtatataatttattgaatattatatttaaatgaacatttttgttgcTAGAGTTCAGCAAACGGTAGGGGAAAACCTCGGATTTCTcattttggggagattttccattAGGACCCAGACAGTAAAAATCAGCCTTTAACCTTACCTATTtatcaaaaatgataaaaagaatggTTTCAGTTTTTGGTCagtgaaaaatgtacaaaaataaaataaataaataaaactaattgcCTTTTTGCTCTGCAGGAACCATCAGTACCCAGAAGTAAGCCGGACATGATCCAAAAACAGGAATCAGTCAAGAAACTTGCCCTATCTGATAACTGCTATCTATATTTTGGTGCCCTTCAGAAGGCTATCAGAGTTTTCAGTGACAGCCTAAGCAAAAACGAAACTCCGGAGGTCTTCATAACTCACGGCAAGCTCATCATCATGGTTGGGCAGAAGCTAGTAGACATGTTGTGCCAAGACGTGAAAATCAGCGAAGCTCGCAATGACATTCTCTGCAAAAGCAGCGAATTGTGCAGTTTGCTTAAAAACTTAGCAATGGCAACTAAGACGGCTGCAATTCAGTACCCAAACACAGCCGCCATGCAGGAGCTGCAGCACAGGACAACCGAGTTATCCAATCACACACAGATTTTCAGGTCAATGCTGGAATGACAAAGACATAttgactttttaatttattgactTCTTGTTGTGCCCAGAAACGGAGCCACCCATTGGATTTTCTAGAGAATAAAGCTAATATTAACCAAACCGTGGTCATAATTAGCTCTGGTGATTCAAATTGGCCAATTACAAATCATTAATGCTAAAAGGGGTACAAATGCTAAGAACCCGATCATTATTGGTACCATATTATAGATTTTCTTATCAACAAAGTGGCCAATGTCTGAATACCCCAAGGCCCTAAAAAGCTAAAGAGCTACATTATGATTGGATAACAGCCAACAAGGACAAACAAGCAAGGAACAATTCACCATCACCTAGCAAATTGAGAAACTAAGAGATCATCTTTACCTTCAACAAGCACTTGGccaaaatataaagaacaaaattaaaagtttaaattgttgGTCctggcacatttttaaaaaagttatggaTGGCGTAAGGAATGATTAAAACTTCTGTTTAGTTTCTATTGCTACCCAGGGCTCAGTTACAGAAATTTTCCTGCATTCTTGCACCAGTGTCAATGGTTCCACTGAACAGGAAGTGAATGTAAAACTCCACCAgccacaaaaacaaaagtaaaaaaagtttttattactataaaatatGGCAAAGCTAGAACCCcacttagcttttttttatttccgtCTCAATGTCCCTGCTGCAGATTTTCCTTAATTTCCTGTCCGAGAAACCTCTTTAATGTATGCAAACCCCAACAAtgaatgtcttttatttatttccttttggtctgttaaaattaccatgaaaagttttttattatatgtgtttgataaatgcaaaaaaacagctgtttttcATATCCGAAATTCAGAGCTGTTCTGTGCACACTTCTTGTTTATTACAGTGTCCTCTCAGTTCTCATTTTGGACTACAAAACCATTGCTATACAAAGATGCTGAAGTCTGTTGATAATATACAATGGCTTGACATGCTTGGCACTTGGCCTTTTGCTCaaagtatttagttttttatgtaaTCCATGGACTGCAGCATCTTTGTTTCTGTGTATGGATCTTGTTTGCTGGCTGATGAAGGGATGACAAAAAAATTCCAGTAAGTTCCCTCTGTATTTTGTGGTAGGATTAAGTAGATCAATATAAGACTAATAAAGGGCTGAGAGCAGTAATTGCAATTTCAATCCAGAAAAAGTCTGTGTTTTCAGCCCACAACAGGAAACGAGGAGCTTCCCTGGCAGTTCAATGACTATTTTTCTGTACTTACCTGATTTCTAAAGGGATAAAACACAGGGGAATTGTATGATTTGTGAAGTTCTCTcggaaaaaacaatatatgtgcCCACATAGGGATAGCACAGGATCAAATAAAACCTGACGCAGATATGACAGCATGAAAGTGATTTACCAAACGCCAAACTATAAGCTTTTGGTAAACAGATTGGGGTAGGAAAACcagtttcttttcctttattttatccaTTCCTGCAATGGCAGACACATGGTGCTTTCTTTATTTAGGCTGTGAAGATCCACTGTGAAAATTATCTCTGGCTTGCTCTCATCAAAGTCAAAATGGCGGCACAATGGCCCATCTATATActgtaaaggtttattttaaaatgaaatatgtacagaatattttctttgtatttgtattttgaaagaaatgtgtatttaatacaaatcaaaaaaaaaaagtcttgtgttTTTCTAGCTCATTTCCTTTTCACCGTCACAAAGTTCAATATTCACCAAACTGATATAAACAGTCAAACAATTGGAGATTCAAATAGTTGAACAATAGTAAGTAAATATTTCAGAAAGATgagaaatatatagaaaattcttgtacaaagcaatacattttactgCCGCAATACTGCTGGGTGCAACAAAATGTCAGAGGAAGTGTTTGGGTCAACTCATGTCAATTTTATCAATGCACAActtattgcaatatattaaatagaaaaagcAATTTTCTCTAAATATTTAGGAACTTTTATTGGTTAAGGAAAGAATATTCTAAACAGTATAGGAAACAACAAGCTATATACAGACAGGACACTGATACCTCACACAACCTATTGGGGCTTTACCATGCTATGCTGCCTACATATGCCATGTAGTAGGAGACAGCACAACAAAGTCATATTGCATGGGAAATAGAGATGCCATATTTTATATAACAGTAGTACTTAATATgtgcatgggcagcatggtggctcagtggttagcattctggcctttgcagagctgggtcccaggtcccaggacattatctgcatggagtttgaaggttctccctgtgtttgcgtaggtttcctcccacattccaaaaacatgcagttaggttaattggcttccccccaaacttgacctaagactgtattaaGGATATTAAATTATGGTAGGAACAATAGATTGcaagcccctttgaggcacagttagttaaatgactatggagtttgtacagcgctgcataatatgtcagtgctatataaatactgtgtagtaataataatgtatgagaACACAGCCTCCATACTGGGCATCTGAGCATCAAGTCAGCAGAGTGCATCACTGCTCAGCTAGCAACACAAATCACCATACCAAGCAATTAAGTAATGATTTGTATTGTTATACACAATGAGCATTCCTGCATAAATATGACTTGGTATCTTTTCCTGCAGAGCAGTACAGGAGAGGCTATACTAGGAACCAGTCAGGTTCTGCTGAATGCCCATGTGCTTACAGAGAACATGCTGACAGTAAAGAGAAGCATGTTGACAAGTGTTGACATTTCATTGGCTATTCTTTCCAGCATAGGGGACATTTTCCCACCTGACCACAATATAATGCCACCCGGATAGAATCATTTTCTTGGCAGTGCACTGTGTATGTGCGacaaaacttttcagtaaccacagaaaaacagctgggtggttaatgaaacgtgctgggtggtgcgcccagctaaaagggactagGAGAAGAAAACTGCATACATATGCCAGGATTCTATTTTCCAGAACAGTCTGAGTTTGGGGTGGACCACCTTGTTCCTTTTTATAAGAAATGAAGACGTGAAGATACTGGACTTGATACTGGCTTACCTGGGGGCTAGAGGACTGCAGGGAGTCTGTCCAACGTTCTTCAGAAGATCAAGAGAAAGAGATCTACAAAAGAAAGCAGCAATGAGTAAAAAGCTCACATCATCcaacaagtaaaatataaaatgaacccTGCAGCCAggaataaaaaaagccaaaattgtGTTCTATCAACAGACATGACCCCAGCGAGGTGAGCTGGGAAGCTTTATTGATCAGTATTATGGAAGCGCTGTAAGGGCTGTGAAGATGAACTATTGTGTGCATTGATGTGAATGTCATCCAATACACAACAAAGCACATAAACCATACAGCACACAGTGAGGGACACGCTAAATAGACAGAGCAACCAAATGCTAGATATGTGCATATATTAGGTTGCATTGTCTGGGTGTGTTAGTGTGCCCCTCACAATGGCAATGTGTCTTGTGTGTTGTGGTGACACATTTGTAACACAATGATGAGCCTTCAAAAGAAGCAGTCCACCATATTGGGGGAGAATGATAGCTTAGAAGAAATGTTTGTGGGATGTTGTGGGATACTTAAGCCACACATGACTTGAACAGCTCTTTGggttagggtcctctcctcccccacCAAtcaatatccccctcctattgtgtaatacttcctccacctcttagattgtaagctctttgggacagggtcctctcctcccccacCAAtcaatatccccctcctattgtgtaatacttcctccacctcttagattgtaagctcttcggggcagggtcctctcatccttctgtgtcactgtctgtatctgtctgtcatttgtaacccctatttaatgtacagcgctgtgtaatatgttggcgctatataaaccctgtttaatattattattacatacatgtacatacatgGCAGGGTGCTTAGCTCTCTCAGCCCCTTGCCATAGGAAAAGCTGGCGATGCCTGGCGGGTTATTcagagaagaataaagaagaaagatTTACACtgaatttactaaaaatacaagCCAGTAGTATGGAGTGTCCGGAAATACGCAGAACGCACAAACCATAcactaaacagcaaaaaaattagataaaaattgTGTGGAAGAGAAACTCTATATTTTTGGAGGAGATTGTCCTTCACTACCCCAACAACAGGGAACACAAATCTCCCCTTAGCCATATTTAGACAATTATCATTGAAAAAAGTGTCCTTATTGGCAGATTTCACCTCTATCGCTGTCTTGGTTTTCAGATTTCATAGGTTTCCCCCCctagacagaacaggaagtgagaggaaatctctccacaGCGAGGGGGAGGGgcacaaacaataataaaagcctgacaggggttctaacc
This Pyxicephalus adspersus chromosome 6, UCB_Pads_2.0, whole genome shotgun sequence DNA region includes the following protein-coding sequences:
- the CASS4 gene encoding cas scaffolding protein family member 4 isoform X2, with product MKVTNMLAKALYDNKAECSDELAFRKGDILTVLEQNIFGSEGWWRCYLHGRQGLAPANRLQLFSIPQNDSPLTNLNYNSLGRQQSQQNIYQVPSAPKTESGSMYEQMENLHMTSPTSKDTSGDIYQTPLSSPAQIFYEKANSSSNQHLFTLPRASKASSIKHTELYDVPPSKMNTTPPTQRGRTPSPVNGRSPFYSTMEQSQQQIYDIPSSPDTPERKSTKSCKTSNVYDIPPTGSQVQRNRSDTPPVPGHYNTLPSPRKSGWIYDIPLSPERNILKPNCRKISIDQNMVYDVPPARYGPVHSKTESSSPSSQIYDVPPNKSTAANQCVYDIPASRDASPLYQNGSLRKVSSTFGKPRMEKIDSKENVYDIPRGLAVGSPPKMEVNSSVHNDRIYDVPPPLPRDNKPSLQKPQNDRLSVSSSESRTSTLSSSSTVSSESLPNSDSPSEVILEPETVIKNITELQERVSSSIASLMIFVSSKWRLQENMETNLGDIHRAVDSIIYSLRQFIDFAHTIKAHTAQLTDVNIQLRITNQLQTLSDSFQTLSRNQESINLCNWSLQALVIDKPCTTPDDLDQFVMVARTIPEDIKRFASIIIANGKLLFKKPEEKKPKSEKEHVVSQKPQVPTKPDPKILQEFCINRTDEKSKDKKNQLLKQKSADDSGYVYLQKKEDFEKMQQLSPMQQLERKTSPEEKRRGWIKPDSRIQTNEQPAGKSVTGLSKEPSVPRSKPDMIQKQESVKKLALSDNCYLYFGALQKAIRVFSDSLSKNETPEVFITHGKLIIMVGQKLVDMLCQDVKISEARNDILCKSSELCSLLKNLAMATKTAAIQYPNTAAMQELQHRTTELSNHTQIFRSMLE
- the CASS4 gene encoding cas scaffolding protein family member 4 isoform X3; the encoded protein is MEQSVRNLTSKNMLAKALYDNKAECSDELAFRKGDILTVLEQNIFGSEGWWRCYLHGRQGLAPANRLQLFSIPQNDSPLTNLNYNSLGRQQSQQNIYQVPSAPKTESGSMYEQMENLHMTSPTSKDTSGDIYQTPLSSPAQIFYEKANSSSNQRGRTPSPVNGRSPFYSTMEQSQQQIYDIPSSPDTPERKSTKSCKTSNVYDIPPTGSQVQRNRSDTPPVPGHYNTLPSPRKSGWIYDIPLSPERNILKPNCRKISIDQNMVYDVPPARYGPVHSKTESSSPSSQIYDVPPNKSTAANQCVYDIPASRDASPLYQNGSLRKVSSTFGKPRMEKIDSKENVYDIPRGLAVGSPPKMEVNSSVHNDRIYDVPPPLPRDNKPSLQKPQNDRLSVSSSESRTSTLSSSSTVSSESLPNSDSPSEVILEPETVIKNITELQERVSSSIASLMIFVSSKWRLQENMETNLGDIHRAVDSIIYSLRQFIDFAHTIKAHTAQLTDVNIQLRITNQLQTLSDSFQTLSRNQESINLCNWSLQALVIDKPCTTPDDLDQFVMVARTIPEDIKRFASIIIANGKLLFKKPEEKKPKSEKEHVVSQKPQVPTKPDPKILQEFCINRTDEKSKDKKNQLLKQKSADDSGYVYLQKKEDFEKMQQLSPMQQLERKTSPEEKRRGWIKPDSRIQTNEQPAGKSVTGLSKEPSVPRSKPDMIQKQESVKKLALSDNCYLYFGALQKAIRVFSDSLSKNETPEVFITHGKLIIMVGQKLVDMLCQDVKISEARNDILCKSSELCSLLKNLAMATKTAAIQYPNTAAMQELQHRTTELSNHTQIFRSMLE
- the CASS4 gene encoding cas scaffolding protein family member 4 isoform X1, which translates into the protein MEQSVRNLTSKNMLAKALYDNKAECSDELAFRKGDILTVLEQNIFGSEGWWRCYLHGRQGLAPANRLQLFSIPQNDSPLTNLNYNSLGRQQSQQNIYQVPSAPKTESGSMYEQMENLHMTSPTSKDTSGDIYQTPLSSPAQIFYEKANSSSNQHLFTLPRASKASSIKHTELYDVPPSKMNTTPPTQRGRTPSPVNGRSPFYSTMEQSQQQIYDIPSSPDTPERKSTKSCKTSNVYDIPPTGSQVQRNRSDTPPVPGHYNTLPSPRKSGWIYDIPLSPERNILKPNCRKISIDQNMVYDVPPARYGPVHSKTESSSPSSQIYDVPPNKSTAANQCVYDIPASRDASPLYQNGSLRKVSSTFGKPRMEKIDSKENVYDIPRGLAVGSPPKMEVNSSVHNDRIYDVPPPLPRDNKPSLQKPQNDRLSVSSSESRTSTLSSSSTVSSESLPNSDSPSEVILEPETVIKNITELQERVSSSIASLMIFVSSKWRLQENMETNLGDIHRAVDSIIYSLRQFIDFAHTIKAHTAQLTDVNIQLRITNQLQTLSDSFQTLSRNQESINLCNWSLQALVIDKPCTTPDDLDQFVMVARTIPEDIKRFASIIIANGKLLFKKPEEKKPKSEKEHVVSQKPQVPTKPDPKILQEFCINRTDEKSKDKKNQLLKQKSADDSGYVYLQKKEDFEKMQQLSPMQQLERKTSPEEKRRGWIKPDSRIQTNEQPAGKSVTGLSKEPSVPRSKPDMIQKQESVKKLALSDNCYLYFGALQKAIRVFSDSLSKNETPEVFITHGKLIIMVGQKLVDMLCQDVKISEARNDILCKSSELCSLLKNLAMATKTAAIQYPNTAAMQELQHRTTELSNHTQIFRSMLE